The sequence GTGAGCGACATCGCGGACATGACCATCGACAGCGAAACGAACAATCTCTTCGTTGTCAGCGTTGAAAAGAACACACTTCTGTCCATCAGCCTGATGAGTAAAAAGATCGTTGCGGAAATCGATACCGGCGGGCGCCCGGCGTGGGTGGCGGTCATGGGGCAGCGATAGACCATGGGCCGGAACAATGAACATTATTTTATTGTATTCATGCTGTTCAACCTGCTTCTCCTGCAGGGGACGGCATATGCGGACGTCTTCACGGGGTCCGCGGAATTGTTCGAACAGATCGGCAGGACAAACAATGTTACGTCCGAGGGGCTGACGTCGGTCACCAAATCGACCTATTTTTTACAGCGGTATAAACTTGACTACCATAATTCGATCTATCCGCAGGTCTTTCTGCGGGCTGGAGTGCGTCTGGAAAAGCAGGCCGTAAACAGTGACCTGGACGGCTTCACGAGCAGGCAGCATTCCACTGTCTTGATGCCCTCGGCCGGCATCACGCTCGCAAATCCCTTTGTCGTTTTCGGGGCCGGCTACGACGAGCGGGATGAAAAGGTGGAGTCAGGGGGAAGTTCATTCAGGACCTTCCGTGAGACGAACAGCGCCTTCCTGGGGCTCAGGCCTGAGGGACTTCCCACGGTGGACCTCATCTACAGCGGACAGAAGCGGTATGACGCGGACCGCGCATCGATCGACCAGGAGAATCGGCTGTTTTCCCTGAATACGATGTACCGGCCGGTCAGAAGTGTACAGCTCTCTTACAATACCTCCTACGAGGACAACGAACAACATATAGCGCGGATCGAAACGCGCGTGCTGAGCCAAAGCGCGCGAGCAGGTTATGCAGACCGGTTTTTCAAGGATAGAATGTCTTTCGCAACCAATTACAATCTTACCCGTCAGGATGTGCAGTATACCAGGGCCGGCACGGGGGCGGTGGTCCAGACGCAGATCTTCCCCCTGGCCGGGCTCTCAGCCATTAATGACCAGCCGAACATCGGCGTCCTGAACTCAACTCCTGCGCTGATCGACGGCAATTTCACCGCAAGCAGCGGTATGAACATAGGACAGACCCCCTCCCTGGGGGGCGATATCAAAAAAAGGAACGCGGGACTGGACTTCGGGCTCCCTCTCGCAGTCAGCACCCTGTTCGTCTGGGTTGACCGGCAGGTTCCGGCCGATGCGGCCAATTCCTTTGTCTGGGAAATCTATGTCAGCCAGGACAACCAGACTTGGAGCCTCCATCAGACGGTCTTTCCCGCGGATTTCGGCGCGTTCGACAACCGGTTCGAGCTCTCCTTCGCCGGCGTAAGCACCCGGTACATCATGGCAGTGACGAGGCCGCTGTCCGTGGCAGTCGTCCCGCCGCCGGGCGTGGATGTAAGCAATATTTTCATCACCGAGCTCCAGGCCTTCAATGACCAGGCCGTCTCGCTGACCGCCGGGACCGCGAACAAAACAGCGCTGAACTCAGCGTCCCTGGACGTGAACACGAAAGTGAATATCATCAGGAGCGACCGGTATGCGCTCTTGTACGACCTCTATTATGTGGAGAGGACTGCTGATCAGACAGGACAGCCTTTGCGCCGCGCGAGCACGCTCACCAATGCCCTTATTGCGAACGAGAAGTTCAACAGGGTGCTTACCGGCAACGCCAGGATCATGCGCCAGGACGATAATGCTGTGGGCGAGGGTTCGTCGACCACCTATGATTACGCAGCCTCCCTTACAGCCTCGTGGGCGTCCCTCCCGAAGCTGAGCCACATTGCCGTGCTGTCCGGAAAACGGGAGGATTTTGTTGACAAACATATTGTGAAGGACTCGGGAAGCCTGTCGCTGACCAACACCGCCGAGGTCTATCCGGGAATCAACGCCTATCTGGGCGGCATAGAGACCCTTGTTTCATCGAAGTCGGATGAGGCGATCGTACACACTGAGAGCTCCCTGGTTTCATTCGGCACCAACATGGTTCCCCACAGGACAATGACCGTAAATTTAAATTATGACTGGTCGGAAGCGGTACAGTGGGGAAGCGACGCAAGCCTTGTGCCTGCCGGCGTCGCGGTATCGAGAAGACAGAGCATGCTCGCAAGCCTCGCCTATAACCCGCTCGGCAGCCTCTATCTTTTCAGTTCGATCCAGAGAATTGAGGAGAAGGGCAAGGAAGGAATCACCTCCACCGTCTTCAGCGGATCGTGGTCGGCCCAGCGCACCGGAGGCGCTCTCGAACTGCGGTTCAATTACGCCGATTATGTCGAGTCCGAGGCGAGGACGAGGACGCGCAATTACGGTCCGTCGGCACGATGGAAGATAAACGCGAGTGCCTTTCTCGAAGTCGCATACACAATCGCGACCATTGATTCTCCGCTGAATACTCAGGAATCGACTGCCCTGAACGCCAATTTTAAAATGACCTTTTGAGGATGCCTGCGCGAAAAAACGGATCTCATAGGCGAACATTGGAGAAAAAAATGAAGAACTACAAAAATGGCGGGAACCTTCTTTGCGTGACCGTACTGCTGGCTGTTATCATCACCGCGGCCGGCTGCAAATCCCAGTCTCTGGAGGTGTATCGGGACCAGAAAATGGACATAGGATCGATCTATACCGTTGCCGTCATGCCTTTGGTGAACCTGTCGAGGGACCAGATGGCGGCGGAACGGGTGCGGGATGTGTTAATAACCATGCTCCTTGCCGACGGTCGCGTGTACGTGATCCCGACCGGAGAGGTCGCCCGGCAGGTCTCCATGGTCGGGATCTTGAATCCCTCCCTGCCCACGAACGAAGAGGTCATAAAGCTCGGAAAGGCGCTGAAGGTCCAGGGGATTCTAACCGGAATGATTAAGGAATATGGTGACGTGAGAGCGGGCTCAGCTACCGCGAATGTCATATCGATAAGCATGCTGCTGACGGAAGTCGATACCGGGAAGGTCGTCAGCTCCGTGTCATCCACGAAAGGCGGCATCGGTTTTTTTGAACGCCTTTTCGGCGGAGGCGGCGAACCGATGAACGTTGTTACGACAAAGGCAATTAAGGATGTCATCAATAAACTTCTTCAATAAAGAGCGGTTGCTCGTCGTTGCCTGCGCCCTCTGCCTCGTCGGGCATGCGGCCTCCCTGCAACCCGCTTACGCGGTCGAGACCCTGCGCAAGGCCCCGGCGAAAGTCACCCTGAGTCCTCTCGCTAAGATCCACGAGGGAAGCGCCAGGGCAGGCATGACCATTGCCAGGGCCCCTCAGGCGATAACGTTTGACCCGCTTGAGACACGGCCCTACAGCAAGACGCCGTTCTTTCTTGCCGCCACGGTTTCCAGCGGCCTCCGCGTCACCTACACAAGCTCCAATGCCGCTGTCGCAACCGTCAGAGGCAACAAGGTGACGATCACGGGCGTCGGAACGACAGAGATCACTGCCTATCAGCGCGGAAACAGGAACTACCATGCGGCGGAGCCGGTAACGCGGGCTCTGACGGTGAACAAGGCCAAAGCCAAAGTCACCCTGAGCCGTCTCGCTCGAACCTACGACGGCGCGCCGAAATCCGTCAAGGCCTCGACGAACCCGAAAGGCCTGGTCGTGGGCATCGCCTACGACGGGAATGCCTCGGCGCCCGTCAATGCCGGACGATACACGGTGACAGCCACGGTCCGGGACGCCAACTACGAGGGAAGCGCCGAGGCCGGCATGATCATAGCGAAGGCGCCTCAGAAGATCGCCTTCAATGCCCCGACCGCGCGGACATACGGCGATGCGCCGTTCGATCTGGTTTCCACCTCGTCCAGCGGCCTCACGACAACCTACGCAAGCTCCAATCCCGCTGTCTCGGTCATCAGCGGCAATAAGGTGACGATCACGGGCGCGGGATCGACCGTGATCACCGCTTTTCAGGGGGGGGACGGCAACTACCTTCCTGCGAAACCAATGCAGCGGATACTGACCATTGCGAAGGCGGAACAGACAATTGCGTTCGATGCCCCAACCACCGTGACCTACGGCGTCCTTGATTTTTCTCCCAAGGCATTGGCGAGTTCGGGCCTTCCCGTGGTCTACGAAAGCTCGGACCCCTCGGTGGCCGTTGTCGTCGGAAACCAGGTCCATATCATCCGCGCCGGCGCATCGACGCTCATTGCGTCGCAGCCGGGAGACGACAACTATCTCGCGGCAAAGCCGGTAACGCAGGCGCTGACGGTGAACAAGGCCAAAGCCGAAGTCTCCCTCATCGGTCTCGATCAGACCTATGACGGCGCACAGAAGCAGGCCGGGGCCAGGACCGAGCCTGAAGGCCTGAGCGTCACCCTGACCTACGACAAGAAGGCAACGGCGCCCGCGAAGGCGGGCAGCTACGCGGTCATCGGCACGGTTCGGGACACCAACTACGAGGGAAGCGCCACGGCAACGCTGAACATTGCGAAGGCTCCCCAGACGATAGCGTTCGATGCCCCGGTCACCGTGACCTACGGTGTCGTTGATTTTTCTCCCAAGGCATTGGCGAGTTCGGGCCTTCCCGTGTTCTACGAAAGCTCGGACCCCTCGGTTGCCGTTGTCATCGGAAACCAGGTCCATATCGTCGGCGCAGGCGCATCGACGCTCACTACATCGCAGCCGGGAGACGACAACTATCTCGCGGCAAAACCGGTAACGCAGGCGCTGACGGTGAACAAGGCCAAAGCCGAAGTCTCCCTCATCGGTCTCGATCAGACCTATGACGGCGCTCAGAAGCAGGCCGGGGCCAGGACCAAGCCTGAAGGTCTGAGCGTTACCCTGACCTACGACAACAAGGCAACGGCGCCCGCGAAGGCGGGCAGCTACACGGTCATCGGCACGGTACAAGACGCCAACTACGAGGGTAGCGCCACGGCAACGCTGAACATTGCGAAGGCGGGTCAGACGATAGCGTTCGATGCTCTCACAACACGCACCTACGGCGACGGGACGTTCGTCCTTGCCTCCACGGTGTCGAGCGGCCTTACCGCGAGCTACGGGAGCTCCAATCCGTCTGTCGCGATTATCAGCGGCAACCAGGTGAGAATTGCGGGGGCTGGAACTGCCGAGATCACTGCCTATCAGGATGGAGATGGCAACTACCTTGCCGCAAAACCGGTGATGCAGGCGCTGACGGTGCATAAGGCCAAAGCCGAAGTCTCCCTCATTGGTCTCGATCAGACCTATGACGCCACACAGAAGCAAGTCGGGGCCAGGACGGACCCAAAAAACCTGAACGTTGTGTTCCTCTACGACAATAATGCAACGGCGCCCGCGAAGGCGGGCAGCTACGCGGTCGTCGGCACGGTACAAGACGCCAACTACGAGGGCAGCGCCTTCGCAACGCTGACCATTGCGAAGGCCGGCCAGAAGATCGCCTTCGATGCCCCGCTCACCGTTACCTACGGCGACGCCGACTTTTCTCCCGGGGCAAGGGCGAGTTCGGGACTTCCCGTGTTCTACGAAAGTTCGGACCCGTCAGTGGCCATTGTCGTCGAAAACCATGTCCATATCATCAGCGCGGGCTCATCGGAACTCATTGCGTCGCAGCCGGGAGACGACAACCACCTTGCGGCGGCGCCGAAAAAGCGGAAGCTGGCGGTGAAGCGGGCCGCTCAAACGATAACGTTTCCCGCCCTTGAGGCAAGGCCTTACAATAAGGTCCCGTTCTCTCTTGAAGCCGCGGCGTCCAGCGGCCTGACCGTTGCTTGTGAAAGTTCGAATGACGATGTCGCAACGGTGAACGGCAACCAGGTGACGATCAGGGGTGTTGGTACAACGACGATAACGGTGTTTCAGTCAGGGGACGGCAATTATCTGGCAGCAGCCCCGGTGAAGCAGGTCTTGACGGTGCGGAAGGCCCCCGCAAACGTAACGCTGGGCGCTCTGAAGCACATCTATGACGGGAAGCCGAAATCAGCGGCGAGCGAGACCAGACCGGCCAGACTTTCCGTGACGTTCACCTACGATGGAAGTGATAAACCGCCGGTCAATGCCGGAAGCTACTCGGTCGCAGCCACTGTCCGGGAAGACAACTACGAGGGGACCGCCACCGGGACGATGACCATCGCGAAGGCCGCCCAGAGGATCACGTTCGATCCCCTGATCACGATGACCTACGGCGACAGGCCGTTCTATCTTTTTTCCGAGGTGTCCAGCGGTCTCATCCCCGCTTATGAAAGCTCGGGTCCCGCTGTTGCGATCGTGACCGGCTCACGCGTGACGATCGTGGGAGCCGGGACCGCGACCATCACGGCTTCCCAGGCCGGGGACAACAACCACCTTGAAGCGGAACCGGTGGGGCGGACATTCATCGTGAAAAAGGCCCCTCCGCTGATCACGCTGAACGGTCTGGAGCACAGGTATGATGGAACGCCAAAACCGGCTGCAAGCATGACCTCACCCGCCGGCCTCAGCGTGCACATCACCTACGATGGAAATCCGGTTGCCCCCGTCAAGGCGGGACAATACGAAGTGATTGCCGCGGTCCAGAACCCCAACTATGAGGGAAGTGCGTCAGGCACAATGTCCATAGCCAAGGCGTCCCAAAAGATAAAATTACCTGTCCTTGGGGTCAAAACCCTGGGGACCGGACCCTTCGAGCTCCCCGCCGTGCTGCCCAGCGGCCTTGCTGTTGACTACGAAAGCTCCGATCCGACCATTGCGACCGTCAGCGGCAACCAGTTGACGGTCAGGGCCGTCGGGACCGCGACGATCACCGCATTTCAGGAGGGGGACGGCAACCACCTGCCGGTAGAGCCGGTGATGCGGCCGCTGATCGTGCTCGCTCAAAAGCTCCGTATCGTCGTATTTCCCGTGAAAAATCTGAGCGGGAGACCTGCGCCCCTGAAGGAGATCCGTCAATCGCTCATTGAGGCGCTGGCCCGCCGGGGAGACGTCGTACTCGACGACGAAGCGATGCTGCAGTTCATGACGCGTCACCGCATACGGTATACCGGCGGCGTCGATATCCTCACGGCCAGGGCGTGGAGGGAAGAGACGGGAACGGAGGCAGTACTCATCGCCTCGGTGGACCAGTATAAAGATTCCGAGGTGCCGAAGATCTCGCTTACCTGCCGTCTCGTTTCTACCGGGGAGATGCCGCGCATCCTGTGGATGGAGAGCATCGGATTGTCCGGCGACGATTCACCCGGTCTGTTCGGAAGCGGGTTGATAGGGCAAATCGGGCCCCTCCAGAACAAGGCCATCAAGCAACTCATGGACTCCCTGTCCGCATTCTACGCGGATAGAATATCCCCCCCGGCGGAAAAGGGCTGGGTCATGGAGGTATTCAAACCAAAGAAGTCCTCTGAAACGCCGTTTATCGATCCCGACCGGACCTACAAGGTCGCTATCATGCCGTTCTACAACAGTACCAAGAACTCGAATGCCGGCGAGATCCTTGCGCTGCGGTTCATGAGCCAGCTGGTCAAGAACGGGGCCTTTGATGTCCTTGAACCCGGCGTGGTCCGGCAGAAGTTCCTGGACTACAGAATCATCATGAATGACGGCATTGCCAGGGCCGATGCGGAAAGTTTTTTTATCAACCAGAAAATGGACCTGATTCTTATGGGCAAGATCATCGACTACCAGGAAGGCAATCCAGATATGGAGTTCGAAGTGCAGGTCTATAACAGAAAAAGCAAGTCAATGGCCTGGTCGTCGTGGAGCTACAATCGCGGCAACGATGCCATGCTCGTGTTCGACTGGAACCGGGTGAGCAACGTCGCAGAACTGGCATCGCAGATGGTAAAGACCATTATCCGGGACATGATGACGGAATGACGCATGGATCGATACCCCTGAACGATGAGGGGCACGTGCAAGGTGTGGTGTTTTTGAGCAGAGTGTGGTAATATTCTCCCTTCCCATGAGGCGAAGGCAGGCATCGCTGAGGGCAAAGGCATTGTCCGGAACATAATGAATGACGGAATGACGCATTAATCAGGAGGTAAGGAATACATGAAAGCAAGGTACGGAGTACTGGGTTTATTCTTATTGTTGGGTATGGTTGCGGGGAGCACGGCATCGGCCCTTGAGGGATCGAAGCCGGCGGTTGCCAGTCTCGGCACCGGCACGACCGCACCGGAGGGGCCCCAGGTCTTGGTGAGGGCGCCGCTTTTCTCGCCCCTCTTCGAACGGATACCCCTCGCCGCGGTCAACGGCGATCAGATCACCATGGGTGACGTCGCGAATGCGCTGGTCGCCTCCCATGAAGAACAGGACCCTGCGAAGAAGCAGGGCGGAGGAAAGCTAGATTATGGGAAGGTCCTGGACCGGCTCATCAACGTGAGGCTCATCGTACAGGAATCGACCGCGATCGGATTTGACGAGCTGCCCGAATTCAAAGCCTCCGTGGAGGACTATTCGACGCAGGCCCTCGCAAGGCTCCTGATGCAGGATGCCACGAAGGACGTGAAAGCGGACCCTGCCGAGGTGGAGAAGCGCTATAAAGCCGCCATGGTAGAATGGAAGATAAAATCGATTTTTTTTGAGAACGAGGACGACGCCAAGAGCATGGCAGATGGGCTGAAGGCGGGAAAGAGCTACGAGGAAATGGCGGAAAAGGCCATTGCCGATGGAAAAACGAAAGGGGTCCAGGAGGGAAGTTTCGTGAAACCCAAGGATCTGGCCCCTCACATCATGGCGGCGGTTGCCGCGATGGAGACCGGATCTGTCAGTCCCATCATCAAAGCGCAGGGCGATAAAACCAGCGGATTCACGGTCCTCAAGCTCGTGGAGAAGCGATATCCCGAGAACGCCGAGACAAGAGATCAGGTGGAGTGGTCGGTTCTGGCCGAGCAAAGGACCCGGGCGTGGGAGGAGTTCAAGACATCACTCGTAACGAAATACGTGAAGATCAATAAAAGGACCCTCGACAAGCTGGACTACGACGGGTCCATCGATAAGTTCCCGCGGCTGCTGGAGGACGAGAGGGTGGTCGCCGAGTTCAAGGGGGGAAAGCCGATCACCGTCGGCGAGCTTACGCAGGCGCTTCAACAGAAATTCTGGCACGGAGTGGAGGAGGCCGCCAAGTCAAAAAAAATCAACAAGATGAAACAGTACACCCTGTCCGAGCTCATCGGGCTGCGCGTAATAGCAAAAGAAACGTCGGAGCGGGACCTCGCTAGGAGAGAGGAATACCTGAAGGAGTTCAAGCAGTATAAGGACTCAACCCTCTTCGGGCTGTTCGTCGAACGGGTGGTCCTCCCCGACATTAAGGTGACGGAGCCTGACCTGCAGGCGTATTATGAGAAACATAGGCTGGAATTTCAGTACCCGGAGATGGTGAAGATGTCCAGCATCGCCTTCGGGAGCAAGCGCGCTGCCGAGGCCGTCCGCGCGAAGCTGGCAAAGGGCACGGACCTCGCCTGGGCGAGGAGCAACGCGGAGGGAGTCGCGGGCAAGAGCGAGGACGACCCCCTCTCCTCCCTGAACGGAAGCATCCTGTCCGTGAGAAGCCTGCCCCCCGGCATGGCCAAGGCCGTCTCAGGGAGCCACGCGGGAGAGTACCTGCTCTATGAAGGGTCCGAGGACCGGTTCTACGTTCTGTCCATCGAGGCGATCATACCCGCGAGGCAGCAGCCTTATGATGAGGTCAAGGAGGAGTTTCGGGAGAAGGTCTTTCAGGAAAAGTTCATCCAGGCGATGGATGACTGGTTTTCCAAGCTTAGATCGGCCAGCAAGGTAACGGTCTATCTTTCGGAAACAGGGAAATAACATCTTGAACACTATGATCAGGAGATAACGATGCAAAACGTTTCGATAAAACAGCGCGTCTTTGCCCTTGGAGCGGTCTTTTTTCTGTGCGTTTTCCTGCATGCCGCGATCGGGACGGCGGCGCAGCAATCCGCCCGCAAGGATTGTCTGGACTGCCACACCAAGTTCTCGGAAAAGTATCTCGGGATGAAAAATGTTCATGCTGTCGTGAAGGAGAAACATTGCGAGGGCTGCCATCTCCGCCACGGCCTCGTGGCCAGACTGATCCTCAAGCAGGTCGGGAACGAGCTCTGCCAGTCCTGTCACACGAAGGACAAGATGGGCATGAAGCCGATCGTGCATACGGCCCTGAAGGGGGGGAAATGCACGGACTGCCACAACCCGCACGCCTCCCCGATGGACCATCTGTTGAAGGTGGAGGGAAAGGATCTGTGCTATCAATGTCACAAAAAAGAGGACTATGAAAAGAAAACAGTGCACGCGGTCCTGAATACAAAGGGCTGCGCCGCCTGTCACTCTTCCCACAGCGCTGACGAGAAGAACCTCCTCGTCAAGCCGGAGACGCCCCTCTGCCTGTCCTGCCACGACAGCGGCAATTCCGCGTTCAGGAAGGCCCATGGTACGTATCCCGTGCAGACGAAAACCTGCACAACCTGCCATAATCCCCACTCCTCGGACCAGCCGAAGCTCCTGAAGACGAGCGCGCACAACCCCGTCGTCACCGCGAGCTGCGACATGTGCCATAACGCGCCGAATACCGACAAGGCCTTCGGCGTGAAGGAAGGCGCCATCGGCGCTCTCTGCGGCCAGTGTCATATGTCCGACGACCTGAAGGCAGGCGGCACGGTGGAGCACATGCCCTTTAAGGACGGGATGTGCGACCAATGTCATAATCCCCACGCCTCGGAGAACCCCAAGCTTCTGAATAAAAGCGTCAACAAGCTCTGTTTCGACTGTCATGCGGACAAAGGGGCACGGGTTGCCTTCCCCCATGCGGCTGTCGAACAAGGGTGCCTGTCCTGTCATCTGCCCCATGCCGCAAAGAACGAGCGGTTGCTGAGGGCAAAGACGAGCGACATCTGCTTCACCTGTCACGAGAAAGTGAAGGAGGCGCAGAAAGCCAAGCACGTCCATTCGCCCTTCGCCGAGGCCATGTGCACCACATGCCATAATCCGCACGGTTCGAACTTCCCGCTCATGTCCAGCAACGGCATGGACAAGACCTGCTACTCGTGCCACAACGACGCGGAGACGGGATTTGCGAAAAAAACCGTCCATGCGCCTGTGCGGGAAGGACGGTGCCAGTCGTGCCATGACGGCCACGGCTCATCAGAGGGGAAGATGCTCATAGCCCCTGCGGGGCCGAAACTCTGCGGACAGTGCCACGGCGACCTTATGAAAGAGTCAAAGGACAATATCGTCCATCAACCCTTCGGGAAAGGCCTTTGCCTGGATTGCCACTCCCCCCATGCCAGCGACAACGCGGGTATGATCGTCAAGGACCAGGGGTCCCTCTGTCTTACCTGCCACGCGGCAATGGGGAAGCAGATCAAGTCGTCCGCGGATGTGCATAAACCCATTGAGACCGGCATGTGTACGAAGTGTCACAGCCCCCACCAGGCGAAGCTTGCCAAACTGTTGTTGGCGCAGTCGCCTGATATCTGCCTCGCCTGCCACAAGGACCTGAAGGAGCGGATAGAGAAGGAGAACAAGCACCAGCCCGCAGCGGGCGACTGCCTGACCTGCCACCTGCCGCACCTGTCGTCGCAGCGGAGGCTGCTCTCCGACGCGGTGCCGTCGCTCTGCCTCCAATGCCACGAAGCAACGGCAGCTTCATTCAGGAAGGCCCACATCAATATTGACGCCGCCGTTATGGAGTGCACAAGCTGCCATGACCCCCATGCGTCAAAGGACCCGAAGTTATTCAAGAAACATGTGCATGCCCCCTTTGCGGGCAGATCATGCGATGAATGTCACATCGTAAAAACACAATAGAGGAGCACGTATGAAACTTCGAACCAGTATCGTCATAGTGGCCCTGTCGGTAATATGCGCCGGTCCCGCGCCCCAGGCTTATGCGGCGAAGACGGCAAAACCGGTGAAGGCCGCGGAGGCAAAGAAAGCAGGCACTGAAACCATCGAGAGCAAATTCAACCTGAAGCCGGGCGCCGCTCAAAAGGTCTGCCTGACGTGCCACCCCCAATTCGAGGACCTGCTGAAAAAGCCCTCGGTCCATACCCCCCTGAAGAGCCCGGGCTGTATCGCCTGTCACAGCCCCCACGCGTCAAATTTTCCGAAGCAGCTTTCGGCGGAAGTGGGCACGATCTGCCTGACGTGCCATGCCGGCATCATGCCGAAGGGCGCGCGCAGCACCCACAAGGTCGCTCTTGAAGGCAAGTGCGTTTCGTGCCACGATCCGCACGCTTCGGACAACAAGAACAACCTGCGCAAGGCGGGAAACGAACTGTGTTTCGATTGCCACAAGGACAAGGGCGAAGAGATCAAGCAGCTGAAGTTCAAACACTCTCCGGTGGAGAAAGGGTGCATAAACTGCCATAATCCGCACGCTGCAACGAAGGCGGCTTCCCTCCTGAAAAGCGAGGTCCCGGAACTGTGCAAAGAGTGCCATGATACAAAGAAGCCCCTCTTCGTCAAGCAGCACATGAATTATCCCGTGGCGAACACACGGTGCACCATATGCCACAGCGCGCACGGCTCGAACCGTGCCGGGCTCATCTATGACACGGCCCACAAGCCCTTCGCGAGCAA comes from Nitrospirota bacterium and encodes:
- a CDS encoding penicillin-binding protein activator LpoB; translation: MKNYKNGGNLLCVTVLLAVIITAAGCKSQSLEVYRDQKMDIGSIYTVAVMPLVNLSRDQMAAERVRDVLITMLLADGRVYVIPTGEVARQVSMVGILNPSLPTNEEVIKLGKALKVQGILTGMIKEYGDVRAGSATANVISISMLLTEVDTGKVVSSVSSTKGGIGFFERLFGGGGEPMNVVTTKAIKDVINKLLQ
- a CDS encoding MBG domain-containing protein: MSSINFFNKERLLVVACALCLVGHAASLQPAYAVETLRKAPAKVTLSPLAKIHEGSARAGMTIARAPQAITFDPLETRPYSKTPFFLAATVSSGLRVTYTSSNAAVATVRGNKVTITGVGTTEITAYQRGNRNYHAAEPVTRALTVNKAKAKVTLSRLARTYDGAPKSVKASTNPKGLVVGIAYDGNASAPVNAGRYTVTATVRDANYEGSAEAGMIIAKAPQKIAFNAPTARTYGDAPFDLVSTSSSGLTTTYASSNPAVSVISGNKVTITGAGSTVITAFQGGDGNYLPAKPMQRILTIAKAEQTIAFDAPTTVTYGVLDFSPKALASSGLPVVYESSDPSVAVVVGNQVHIIRAGASTLIASQPGDDNYLAAKPVTQALTVNKAKAEVSLIGLDQTYDGAQKQAGARTEPEGLSVTLTYDKKATAPAKAGSYAVIGTVRDTNYEGSATATLNIAKAPQTIAFDAPVTVTYGVVDFSPKALASSGLPVFYESSDPSVAVVIGNQVHIVGAGASTLTTSQPGDDNYLAAKPVTQALTVNKAKAEVSLIGLDQTYDGAQKQAGARTKPEGLSVTLTYDNKATAPAKAGSYTVIGTVQDANYEGSATATLNIAKAGQTIAFDALTTRTYGDGTFVLASTVSSGLTASYGSSNPSVAIISGNQVRIAGAGTAEITAYQDGDGNYLAAKPVMQALTVHKAKAEVSLIGLDQTYDATQKQVGARTDPKNLNVVFLYDNNATAPAKAGSYAVVGTVQDANYEGSAFATLTIAKAGQKIAFDAPLTVTYGDADFSPGARASSGLPVFYESSDPSVAIVVENHVHIISAGSSELIASQPGDDNHLAAAPKKRKLAVKRAAQTITFPALEARPYNKVPFSLEAAASSGLTVACESSNDDVATVNGNQVTIRGVGTTTITVFQSGDGNYLAAAPVKQVLTVRKAPANVTLGALKHIYDGKPKSAASETRPARLSVTFTYDGSDKPPVNAGSYSVAATVREDNYEGTATGTMTIAKAAQRITFDPLITMTYGDRPFYLFSEVSSGLIPAYESSGPAVAIVTGSRVTIVGAGTATITASQAGDNNHLEAEPVGRTFIVKKAPPLITLNGLEHRYDGTPKPAASMTSPAGLSVHITYDGNPVAPVKAGQYEVIAAVQNPNYEGSASGTMSIAKASQKIKLPVLGVKTLGTGPFELPAVLPSGLAVDYESSDPTIATVSGNQLTVRAVGTATITAFQEGDGNHLPVEPVMRPLIVLAQKLRIVVFPVKNLSGRPAPLKEIRQSLIEALARRGDVVLDDEAMLQFMTRHRIRYTGGVDILTARAWREETGTEAVLIASVDQYKDSEVPKISLTCRLVSTGEMPRILWMESIGLSGDDSPGLFGSGLIGQIGPLQNKAIKQLMDSLSAFYADRISPPAEKGWVMEVFKPKKSSETPFIDPDRTYKVAIMPFYNSTKNSNAGEILALRFMSQLVKNGAFDVLEPGVVRQKFLDYRIIMNDGIARADAESFFINQKMDLILMGKIIDYQEGNPDMEFEVQVYNRKSKSMAWSSWSYNRGNDAMLVFDWNRVSNVAELASQMVKTIIRDMMTE
- a CDS encoding peptidyl-prolyl cis-trans isomerase; protein product: MKARYGVLGLFLLLGMVAGSTASALEGSKPAVASLGTGTTAPEGPQVLVRAPLFSPLFERIPLAAVNGDQITMGDVANALVASHEEQDPAKKQGGGKLDYGKVLDRLINVRLIVQESTAIGFDELPEFKASVEDYSTQALARLLMQDATKDVKADPAEVEKRYKAAMVEWKIKSIFFENEDDAKSMADGLKAGKSYEEMAEKAIADGKTKGVQEGSFVKPKDLAPHIMAAVAAMETGSVSPIIKAQGDKTSGFTVLKLVEKRYPENAETRDQVEWSVLAEQRTRAWEEFKTSLVTKYVKINKRTLDKLDYDGSIDKFPRLLEDERVVAEFKGGKPITVGELTQALQQKFWHGVEEAAKSKKINKMKQYTLSELIGLRVIAKETSERDLARREEYLKEFKQYKDSTLFGLFVERVVLPDIKVTEPDLQAYYEKHRLEFQYPEMVKMSSIAFGSKRAAEAVRAKLAKGTDLAWARSNAEGVAGKSEDDPLSSLNGSILSVRSLPPGMAKAVSGSHAGEYLLYEGSEDRFYVLSIEAIIPARQQPYDEVKEEFREKVFQEKFIQAMDDWFSKLRSASKVTVYLSETGK
- a CDS encoding cytochrome C, translating into MQNVSIKQRVFALGAVFFLCVFLHAAIGTAAQQSARKDCLDCHTKFSEKYLGMKNVHAVVKEKHCEGCHLRHGLVARLILKQVGNELCQSCHTKDKMGMKPIVHTALKGGKCTDCHNPHASPMDHLLKVEGKDLCYQCHKKEDYEKKTVHAVLNTKGCAACHSSHSADEKNLLVKPETPLCLSCHDSGNSAFRKAHGTYPVQTKTCTTCHNPHSSDQPKLLKTSAHNPVVTASCDMCHNAPNTDKAFGVKEGAIGALCGQCHMSDDLKAGGTVEHMPFKDGMCDQCHNPHASENPKLLNKSVNKLCFDCHADKGARVAFPHAAVEQGCLSCHLPHAAKNERLLRAKTSDICFTCHEKVKEAQKAKHVHSPFAEAMCTTCHNPHGSNFPLMSSNGMDKTCYSCHNDAETGFAKKTVHAPVREGRCQSCHDGHGSSEGKMLIAPAGPKLCGQCHGDLMKESKDNIVHQPFGKGLCLDCHSPHASDNAGMIVKDQGSLCLTCHAAMGKQIKSSADVHKPIETGMCTKCHSPHQAKLAKLLLAQSPDICLACHKDLKERIEKENKHQPAAGDCLTCHLPHLSSQRRLLSDAVPSLCLQCHEATAASFRKAHINIDAAVMECTSCHDPHASKDPKLFKKHVHAPFAGRSCDECHIVKTQ